The window TGTCATTCAGCGTCATGCAGGCTTCCCAGAGAGTGTCTTCTGCCGGCGGGCGTATTGCCTGCTCGCTGATCAGGACATGGGACGGAGCGCCATTCCGCTCATTGATCAGGAGATGGGGTTGAAGCTGGAGGAGGTGTTCGTTGACCTCCGGGCTTTGCAGATTGTCCGGGATACAGCCGTCGTACCAGAGGTAGTCGATCTTGCCGTAATTGGTCATCAGTTCGACGAGTTGGGCGCGATAGTAGGCGATAAAGCGTTGGCGTGCTTCCTCGCTGGCCCAGTCGGTGACGCCCGGCCAGTCGCGGAAGTATGCGCCCGGGTAGTCCGGGTGAGACCAGTCGGCGGGAGAGTAGTACAGGCCGACCTTCAGGCCGGCGGAGCGAAACGCATCGACGAATTCGCCGACAAGGTCTCGCTTGGGGCCGAGGCGCGCTGCATGGAAGTCGCTCTGCTGCGTGGGCCATAGGGCGAAGCCATCATGATGGCGGGCAGTGAGAACGGCGTAGCCCATCCCAGCCTCTTTGGCGAGCTCGGCCCAGGCTTTTGGGTCGTAGTTTTCCGCGTGGAAATTTTCTACATAAAGTCTTTGGTAATTCTCCTGAGAGATGCGCTCGCGGTTGCGCACCCATTCGCCTCGAGCGGCGACCGAGTATGCGCCCCAATGAATGAACATTCCGTAGCGGGATTCGTTGAACCAGCTGAAGTGAGGAGGGGTTGCCTGGGATTTCATGGAAGAGTCTGATGTGATTTTTGCGGCCTTTTCGGCGGGGCCGATGAAGGGCTGATCTATGGCCAAAACCAAAGGAATTGAAAAATAATTCGTGAAGTTCTTATGAAATATCCCTCTTAGATACCGCCTTACATGAGCGCCGAATCCTCCCTGCCTGCCTTTCCCGCCAATAGTTATCGCGGTTATCTTCGCCACGATTTTCAGCTCGATGAAAACCCTGTCACCTTGATCGAGCCTCGCAATCCTGCGCCGGGCCGGCGCTGGGTTTGGAGGGCGGAGTTCTTTGATGCTTTTCCTGCCTTTGATCTTGAGATGCTCGGGCGAGGGTGGTGGCTGGCTTACCAGAATGTCGGCAATACATTTGGGTGCCCATCGGCCATGGATCGATTTGACCTTTTCTACAGGGAGCTCACCGGCAGATACGGGTTTCATCACCGCCCGGTGCTCGAGGGACTGAGTCGTGGAGGCCTGTATGTTTACAACTGGGCGGCGCGAAACCCGGAGAATGTCGGGCTGATCTACGCCGACAATCCAGTGTGCGATTTTAAAAGCTGGCCAGGCGGACACGGGTCGGGGCCGGGGAGCAAGGAGGATTGGGCCGCCCTGTTGCGGTGTTATGGATTTGCTTCTGAAGAGGAAGCCATGACCTGGAAGGGAAATCCGCTCGATCAGGTGCAAATCATAGTGCGCGAAGGAATTCCGATCGTGCACGTCTACGGGGATGCTGACGAGGTGGTGCCTTGGGATGAAAATACCGGGGCCATGATCAGGCGCGTACAGGCTCTAGGCGGCTCGCTCCAGACGTACCTCAAGCCAGGTGCTCTCCATCATCCCCATGGGCCAGAAGATCCGGCCGAACTGGCGGACTGGGTGATCTCGCACACGCGAGACTAGAGTCTTTCCGGGCACGAGGTGCCATCGCGCCATGTCCCGGAGATGAGGGTGAGACGGGGATTTTCCGGGAGCCCAAACTGGTTGTGCAGGATCTTTGAAGCTACCGTTTCGAGAGTCATGCGCCCGAGCTCAACATTCGGCTCATCGACTCCGGCATAGAAGGGATCGGTTGGGCGGACGAGGCAGACGAGGGCAAGCTTGTCGGGGACCCGGATCTTCAACGTGTCGAGCCAGACCATCTCGTGTCCGATAAGGGTAAGGAGCACCTGGGGACGTGATTGCCTGAGCCATTTTTGAAAATCCTGGGCGGAAGTGTCGTCGGGATTTCCGTAAAAGACGGTTGTCCTCTGCCTGCCAAAATATTCATGCTCGCACTGAGCGAAGCCTCCCAGCCACCGGGAGGGCTGGTCGGAGAGATTGTGCCTGGGCAGACAAAGGCTGATTCGTTGAAATCCCCGGGCGATCAGGTTGCGATAAGCCAACATCACATTGGCGTGGTGATCGTGCGCGACCCGGTCGGTCGCAATCGGCCAGGAGTATCCGGTGGTCGAACTCGCATAGCGCTCCCATTGGAAGGAAATCCGCTCTTTCAAAGAGAGGAAGGGAGCAGTCAAAATAAGCCCCTTGATGCCTCGTGAGAAAAGGATCGAGTCGATGCGGGCCGGGGACATCTTTGGGGCGTGCAGGTAGAATGTCTCCGTGTAAAAGCCCAGTTCGTCGGCGCGCTGGAGTATGCCCTGGCGATACTCCTGGTAGACATGAAGGGTGGGCCACTGCTCCGGAGCGGCCGCATCGACCAGGAGGCCGACGCAGCTTCTATCCCGCAAAGGACGACCGGACCGGATCTGGTTCATTAAGGACGAAACATAAGCATTCGGCCGATAGGCCTGCTTTTGCACCTCGGCCTCGATAAGCGCCTTGGTCTCCGGGGGGATGGACCGGTCGCCGCGCAGGGCGCGCGAAACGGTGGACTGGTTGATCCCCAGCACCCTGGCGATGGCCCGTTGATTAGGCATGCGCTACGCATCGTGATGCGTGATGCGTTGTTTGCCAAGTCCTTTGTTTGCCGGGAGACTCGCCCCATGCAGTTTCCCCTAACGCCTCCATATCGTTGCCGCCTGACGAAATCTCCTGTCGCGGCGGTACTTAAGCCAGCCTCTCTGGCCGCGTGCATCGTTGCGCTAATGGGTCAATCCCTAAACGCCTCCTCGGTGACCTGGGATGGTGGGGGAGCCAATGCCCTGTGGGGAACGGCTAATAACTGGGATACGAATACTCTCCCAGCCAGCGTGGATGACATCACCTTTGGTTCGGGCTTTACCTCGGGTAGTCCCAGCCTCGGAGGTGTGAGCTACACCGTCAACTCACTCACCTTCAACGGCTCCACGGCGATCTCGCTTGTGACTGGTGGCGGATCTCCGACCATCACCTTGACCTCGGGTTTGTTGACGAAGTCGACGACGGCAGCTGTAACGATCGCGCCTAACATCCTGCTGGGAGCGAATGGGAGTTGGAGCAACTCCTCCACGCCGTCGGCAAATGCTCTCAAGGTGACCGGGGTGATCTCCGATGGGGCGGCATCCTATGGTTTGACTCTCAGTGGAGGCGGACGGGTGGAACTCTACGCGAATAATACATTCGACGGGGGAGTGACGGCGAATTCCGTGAACCTCGGCGTGTATAATAATGGAGCATTGGGAACCGGTGCGCTTACGGTGCAGGGCGCCTCGGCGGTGTTTTTCACCGCAGGAACGGTTGCAAATAACATTGTCTTCAACAGCCCCAGCGGCTTCACCGGGCTATATTCCGGTTCTTACACGTCGGCGACGAACAATTTCTCGACGACCTTCACCGGCAGCATCACCGGGGCGATGAACAACCAGCAACTCCGTGTGGGTGGGAACGGACGGACATGGGTTTTTGGAACGATCAACCTTACGGGCATGCAGTCGGCGGGCCTCCAATTGGTGCCGGAGGAAGCATCGAGCAGTTCGTCGTATATCTTTTCGTCGACGCCGACTCTTAGCAATGGCCGCATCCTGCTTGGCGCGACCTCTGCGGCCGGAGCTCAGGGTAATCTCCTCGTCAACGCCGCCACGACCTTCAATGTGACTCGTATCACACAAAACAGCGGTGGCGGCAGGGACACGATTGGCGGCATCCACACGTCCGGCACAGCGACGTTCTCGCAGTCAGAGGGCATCCTGCTCAATGATGTGACGGCCGGACAGGTCAACCTGATCTCGCTGAATTCCGGAGCGACCACGGACTTTGCGTCGCTGCTCGATGATGGGACGAACTCGGTGGGAGTGACAGTCAACGGTACCTATCGTCAGATCGACACGACCGCATCCGCGGGCCAGGCAAACCCGGTTTACATGACCCAGACTCCCACGGGCAAGGTGAGGCTAAGCAAGTCCACCGGGAATACTTATGATGGCGGAACAGTGGTTTCCGCCGGGACATTGCTCGTGGCTAATACGAGTGGATCGGCCACCGGTACAGGTAGTGTTTCGGTGGAGAGCGGAGCCGTTCTTGGCGGTACGGGTATCATTGCTCCCGGCGGGGCGGGAACCGTGCTGGTGAAATCCGGAGCCACGCTTGCGCCGGGCGAGGGGATCGGCCAGATCCGCTTCAATGGAGCGGCCACATCGGCGGCGGTGCTTTCCCTTGAGTCTGGAGCGGCATTTTCGTTCGAACTGGGCGCACCGGGAGTAAGCGATTCCGTGGCGATGTGGAACTACGCGCTCGGCGATCTGGTGCTCAACGGCAATGTTGTCAACTTCACCAATCTCGGCGGGCTGGCGGAAGGAACCTATACGCTGTTCTCTTTCTTCTCGGATAGCGGCACGACATTGACGGCGAGCGGGCTGGCGTCGGGGTTGACCATCGGAACCGGGCTCGAGTCTTATAGTGGCAGCTACTTCGTATACGGGCCCGACTCGATCAATCTCGTTGTGGCGGTACCGGAGCCATCCACAATTTGGCTGCTGGTTGCCGTGGGCGTGCTAGGTTTGTGCAAGATGAGGATGACGTCGGTCAGTAATGGACGGAGTGTCGCCTTCGGCTTTCGCAAGGTTAACGGGTTTACCCTCATGGAGGTGCTCGCCGCAGTCGCGGTGATCGCGGTGCTCGCCGCGCTGATCCTGCCTGCGATGCAAGGCCTCCGGCAGAAAGGATTGTCCATTCTTTGTCTCCAGAACCTCCGGACACTGGCTGTTGCCTATAGTCAGTATCGGGCGGATCGGGATGGACTGCCTTTGCCTCGCGGCGTTACCTCCACCGATCCCGATTCGGAGAACGGCCATAACTTTTCCGGAATCAGCCTGCTGAGGCAGTACTATCAGGGAGGAACCGGGCCTTATGTCTTCACGCCCAGGGGGCAGTACATCGAGGTGAAGACGGAGAAGTGCCCGATGTCGGCCATCCGGAAGGAGACCACCACAGCGAACTATAACTTTATAGCGAAGGATAATTACCTGAGCTACACGGGAAATAATGCGGTCCGCATGGACCTGTATTTTTCCAATCACTCCAAGACCCCGCTGATGTGGGAAAGCTGGTCGATCAACTGGGGGTCCAATCCGTACATGCCCATGAGGCATTCCGGCAAGGTCAACATGGCATTCCTTGACGGGCATGTGGAAAGCATCCCGGGCACGGATGGCCGACTCTACAAGGGATACATCGAGTCCATCTACAAGACCGGAACTGTGGATGAGACCAAGCAGGGCAGCGGTATCGCCCTGGCGCGTGAAACCTATCCTTGAGTCCGGCCTGAACTTTCTTCCTCTCTTCTCATGAAAACCTCCCTTTCCTTCCTCTTCGCCGGCACTTTTGTTCTCGCAGTCCTCGTTGGCAACTCGCGAGCAGACACCCTGGAGATTGATTCTTTCGAAACCCAGCCATTCCAATGGCAGGCGGCCATGGATCAGCCCGACCGGGCTCCCTTTACCAAGGAAGCCTCTGCCCAAAAGATCAAGGAAGGCAGTGCATCCGCCCGCTGGTCGGTGTCGCAGCGTCCATGGGCCATCATGAAGCATGCGCCCGAGGACTGGAGTTCCTATCAAGCGCTCAGTCTTTGGATCTATGCCGACAAGGCGAATGGGCAGGTCCTCAACTTTTGGGTTTATTCCGGCGAAGGAGGGCAAAACTATTATTTCCACAAGCTTGTGGTCGACTGGACGGGCTGGAAGCAGATCGTGTTGCCACTTTCCGAGTTTCACGCCGTGCGTGATCCCGCAGGCTGGAACAAGGTCACCGGCTTTATGATCTCTGGCAAGGGCGGCGAGGCTGCCCCGCTGGCTGACAGTGTGCTTTGGCTCGACGATATCAAGCTGGAGTCTCTGTGATATCCCTCCTGAGAAATTGTGCCGTGGCAGGGATGATCTGCCTGGCGGGCTCCATCACTGGGGCATCCCTTTTGTGCGCAGCCGATGTCCTGAATACACCCGAGGATGGCGGACCCGGCGTGTATGGCGGCGGCAAGGTGGCAAAGCCCTTTATTCCACAGGCGAACGCAAAGGAATTCCCGATTGGCCAGACGGCAAGGATCGTCACCATCGGGGGCGGGGTGCGAGGATTTGGCCTGCTGGCCGAGTTTCCCGAGGGAGGGCCTCGTCGTATCCTGGTGAGCCGGCAGACGACGATTTCTGCGCAGGAACCCTACATCCCCGCCGCGCTGGCCAGGGTCTTTGACCCGGCCGGGAATCTTGTTGCAGTGGAGGACTTCAGCACACAGGGGAGTGGCATGGAGACCCGGGCGTTGCAGGTACCGGAGGGTGCCGCGGGGATCTGGCGTATTTCCTTCTCCGGGGGGAGACAGGGCGACCTTGTTGAGCTTCGATTGCCGCCGACAGATGCCTGGGGAGTGCGCGGTGAAATGGCGTTAGGGGTCTCTCCGACGACGCCGCGGCCGGGCTATCTGTGGGTGCCGCCTTCGTCGCGGAAGCTGTTCCTCGGCGTGGAGGCGGGAGTGCCTGCCGGGATTGCGCTGGAATCCCGGGACGGGAAACTGCTTGGCCAGGCGGAAACCCTGGGCAGTGGTCAGAGAAAGGGAAGCATCCTGCTCGATCCAGCCCCAGCCAACCAGGTGGTAAAGGTCGTACTCCCGCAGACATTTGAGGGAGCCATCGATTTCGAAGGTGCTCCCGGGTTGCTCTGTCCCACTCCGGAGGCGGCGGAACGGCTTCAAGGTGGCACCGTCGATAGCCATGGCGTGCGGGTGGCTGGTCCCCTCCAGGCCCGGGCCCGCGATTGGATGATCGCAGCTGCTCCAACCCTCGACAGGGATCCTCATCTCAACTGGCCCGCAGAGGTGCCGGCCGATCTGGCCTCGCCATCAGTCGAGGTGCTCCCTTTTGGGAAATATGGCGGGCTGAATGGTGTGATCAGCCTGATGCGCGCCCAGAATGAAAACCTCGATCCGGCAAAGCCCTACTTTGGCATCCCGGCTCCCACCGGATTGCCCACGGATGGAACCGAAACGGAATCTTGGATGAATTTTCTGCCTTTCCCGGGTCGGTTTCTCTCACTCTATGACTCGGCGAGCTTCGCCGCGCTCCATGCCTTCCCCGGCAAGCTGAACCCGGCCTTTCATGACTCGCAGATCCTGAAGCGGGCCATCATGGCCGCCTTCTTCCATCTGACCGCGTTGCAAGGCGATGACCTCATCCGTGACGGCCGGATGATTACGCTGCCGTATCCGCTCACGCACACCTTCTTCATCTACGACGGACTGGCCCAGGCCTATCTATCGATCAAGGATGCCCTGCCCGCCGACGCGGGGGAAATCTGGCGGCAGGGCCTCATGGCTATCGCGGACAAGGCCGCAGATCACCAGGCATACGAATCCAACCAGTGGGCACATGTCCTCAAGGCGCATCTCGAAACGTATCTCGCGACTGGAGAGAAGAGGTTCCTCTCCTACTTCGAACGCGGTATGCGAGCCTATCTCGGCGGCGCGTATGGGCCGAACTCGAAGTTCGGCCAGCATCCGGCCGGATACTTCCTCGAGGAGTATGGACCAGATGGCAACTACGACCGGCTCAATCTCTACAGCCTCGTCGCCTGTTACAATCACTACAAGGGCATGCCGGGACGCGATGAAACTCTGACCCAGGCGATGAAGCAGGGAATCGAGAAAAACCTCCGCTTCAAGAGCTTCTTCTGGCTGCCGCAGCCGGATGGATCTCTACACTCGCCCACGGCACTGAATTGCCGGACCTCGGCGATGTTCTGCCTCAGTGGCTATCCTGGCGAGTTTATCGCCAGGGGGGACTTCCCGCTCGGCGCATCCCGGTATTACCTCGACAAGGAACCGGCAGAGGGCATCGGGGCTGCTGGTATTACCTCATTCGTAGCCAATACGCCGGATTGGATCGCCCGTACGATCCGCCAGGGCGTGGCATGGGGAGGCGCGGAATTCGAGGGTGGAGGCCAGTGGCTGCCTGCACTCGCCCAGGCTTATGGCTCGGGAGTGATCGCGGAGCCGGAGGCGCTTCCTTTTACCCAAAAGGACAAGACATGGCAGCTCCCCGGGCTGCTGGCGTGGAATCGCGGTGGGATTTATGGACTGACATTTTACGATGTCGTCGGGGCGCAGCGCAAACTGGTCGGTCACTTTGGTGGTGGGCCGACTGTGCTCTGGACGCCGGCGACCGGCGCGTTTCTCTCCTCCATGCAGCCCGTGCCCAATGCGGAGGCCGGACATCTCCCGGCCTCGGCCAAGGAAATCGCAAAACCTGAGCAACTCACCTACTCCTGTGTCTTTGGCAAATCGGACAAAGGCGTATTTTTTGCCAGCGGGTCGGATCGGTCCAACCTGCGGGAATCGCCTGACGGGAGACAGTATTCCATCGTCTCACGCGCCGGCGCACCCATGCTGGCGGCATTCACCTGGGAGTACGCGTTTGTGGAAAATGGCCTCGACCTCTCAGTGGCGGCAAAGACATTGACTGCTCCTCAGGAGTGTTTTGTGAATCTCCCGATTCTCACCAGTCTCGCTACTGCAAAGGTGACGTTGGAAAATCCGCACCGGCTGGTGTTTGCCACCGACCGGGGAAGCGTTGCCATTGAGTGGCCCGAGGCAGCTGCGGGACGTATTGAGGATTCCATATCTCCCTCCGTGAAGCGACTGGTCGTTCCCATTACGCCTGGAGGAGAGAGTATGACCTTCCGCATTCGCGTTTCCATACCAGTTGATCCATCATGAAACTTTGCACTATCGGCTGCGGAGGGCACTCGAGCGATGTTCATGGCCCCGCCCAGCAAAAGGCGGCCCGGGAGGGGGCTGTTCATCTCGTCGCGTGTTGTGACTTGAACGAAACGCTGGCAGAGACGTACCGGGCGAGATTTGGTTTCGAGCGGGCCTATACAGATATCCAGACCATGATCGACCGGGAGGCTCCGGATGTGCTTTGCCTTATCGTGCCGACGCACGTCACCAGCGATCTGGCGGTCGACATCCTTCGCCAGGGTATCCCTCTGTTTTTGGAGAAGCCTCCCGGGCTGAGAACGGCGGAGTTGGATCGCATGAGGGCGGCGGCGCATTCCGGAAGAGTGCCGAACCAGGTAGCCTTCAACCGGCGCTACATGCCCGTGGTCGCACGGACGCATGATATCCTTGAGGCACATCTGCCGCCCGAGGCCGTCCAGCAGATCAACTACGAGATGACACGGTTCGACCGGCGGGACGCGGATTTTTCGACGACCGCCATTCATGCCATCGACGCCGTGCGCTTCCTGGCGCGAAGCCCCTACCACGAGGTGCAGATCAGCTACCGGGAGATGCCTTGGATGGGCGGCGGAGTAGCGGCCTTTACGCTCGATGGCACCTGTGAGAGCGGCACCCAGGTGCGTATCAACATCCAGCCGATCGCGGGCAAGACGAGTGAGGGCGCCTGCATTCATGCGGCGGAGCACACATTGCGTCTCAGCCTTCTCGGTGCGGACGGGCGTCAGTTCCAAGGCTATCTGGAGCACTGGCAGAAAGACCGGCTGGCGGAGCGATTTCAGGCGACGGGAGATCTTATCGACCGCAATGGCACCTTTGGCGAGTTCCAGGCTTTTCTCGACGCTGTGCGGGAGGGCCGTATCCCCCGTCCCGGTCTGGACGATTGCGGTCAGCAGATGGCTTTGATGGAGGCCTTGCGCCGGCGTTTGTCTCGTGTCGATTTTGCAGAATCTCGACAGGATTTGCTCGCTCCGGAGTTGATTGTCTCGAGGTTATCGTAAGTCTTTTCCCGCCTGGGAACGGGAGGGTCTTCGTGGCGTTTCACGGATTGGCTCTTTCCAAAAATGAGTTTTTTGGGAAAGAACGACTTATGGTATCCATTCCCAAGAAGGTTCATGCCGTCTATTCCCAAGTGAAGGGGGAGATTCTTTCCGGGCGATGGGAATCCGGGGCCAAGCTGCCCAAGGAGGCTGATCTTGCGCGGCAGTTTGGCTGTAGTCCTGGCACGGTGGCCAAGGCGCTGGCAGTCCTTGCCCATGAGGGACTCGTGGAGCGCCGCGCGCGGGCCGGGACCACGGTTACCTACGGGAAGGGGGACTCGACGGAAAAGGTGCTGGATGCGTACGCCTTTATTTATCCCAGCGATCAGCATGAAGGCGTGTGGCGCACGGTGAAGGGCTTTCAGGATGCCGCGACACAAGCTGGTCGGCGCGTGGTCATGTTATCCGCTGGCTCAGATTATCTGCGGGAAATGGAGATGATCGCCCGGCTATCCGAATTTGACGTACGTGGGGCGGTACTTTTTCCCGTGATCCAGACGCCGGAGGACCAGGTGGCACTTTCCCGGCTGCTCGTGGAATCGCGGTTCCCGATCGTCCTTGCCGGGATGTATCTGCCCGGGCTGGGGCGCACGGCGGTGACGACGGATGGCTTTCACGCGGGGTATACCATGACCCGGCATATGCTCTCCCGAGAGAGGCGGCAGGTGGGATTTTTCTCGAACTATGCCTGGGCGCCTTTCATGCGGGATCGCTACCTGGGATATCGGTGGGCTTTGGATGAGGCAGGAATCCCGGAGTCGGCTGATATCGTTTATCTCGATCCGGTGATGACCCCGAATTTCGAAGACCCCCTGGCCGAGTCGCGGACGATGGCCCGGACCTATTTGCAAAGAGCGGCC of the Terrimicrobium sacchariphilum genome contains:
- a CDS encoding LacI family DNA-binding transcriptional regulator; the protein is MVSIPKKVHAVYSQVKGEILSGRWESGAKLPKEADLARQFGCSPGTVAKALAVLAHEGLVERRARAGTTVTYGKGDSTEKVLDAYAFIYPSDQHEGVWRTVKGFQDAATQAGRRVVMLSAGSDYLREMEMIARLSEFDVRGAVLFPVIQTPEDQVALSRLLVESRFPIVLAGMYLPGLGRTAVTTDGFHAGYTMTRHMLSRERRQVGFFSNYAWAPFMRDRYLGYRWALDEAGIPESADIVYLDPVMTPNFEDPLAESRTMARTYLQRAAGKVDAVVCADDLLALGCIEAAGERGLKVPGDLLVSGIDDYSSLPQISQVELTTYHIPFEEMGCRAFGVLDTLLGKEADQVGDVQLRGKLVIRRSA
- a CDS encoding alpha-L-fucosidase; this encodes MKSQATPPHFSWFNESRYGMFIHWGAYSVAARGEWVRNRERISQENYQRLYVENFHAENYDPKAWAELAKEAGMGYAVLTARHHDGFALWPTQQSDFHAARLGPKRDLVGEFVDAFRSAGLKVGLYYSPADWSHPDYPGAYFRDWPGVTDWASEEARQRFIAYYRAQLVELMTNYGKIDYLWYDGCIPDNLQSPEVNEHLLQLQPHLLINERNGAPSHVLISEQAIRPPAEDTLWEACMTLNDNWGWHAGDTQWKNAKEVIKMLCETATGGGNLLLNIGPKPDGTIPEESCAILKEAGAWLSRNRESIRNTDRSTFAWNNWGRVTMRGSQVYLHIRNSTATELCWAEPKNKVLSAKWLATGEAIEFEQDAERIVLRNLPVPLPDPIATTIVLTLDGDPAPITATTTFWIPGEPAH
- a CDS encoding LacI family DNA-binding transcriptional regulator, with the translated sequence MPNQRAIARVLGINQSTVSRALRGDRSIPPETKALIEAEVQKQAYRPNAYVSSLMNQIRSGRPLRDRSCVGLLVDAAAPEQWPTLHVYQEYRQGILQRADELGFYTETFYLHAPKMSPARIDSILFSRGIKGLILTAPFLSLKERISFQWERYASSTTGYSWPIATDRVAHDHHANVMLAYRNLIARGFQRISLCLPRHNLSDQPSRWLGGFAQCEHEYFGRQRTTVFYGNPDDTSAQDFQKWLRQSRPQVLLTLIGHEMVWLDTLKIRVPDKLALVCLVRPTDPFYAGVDEPNVELGRMTLETVASKILHNQFGLPENPRLTLISGTWRDGTSCPERL
- a CDS encoding H-X9-DG-CTERM domain-containing protein, which produces MQFPLTPPYRCRLTKSPVAAVLKPASLAACIVALMGQSLNASSVTWDGGGANALWGTANNWDTNTLPASVDDITFGSGFTSGSPSLGGVSYTVNSLTFNGSTAISLVTGGGSPTITLTSGLLTKSTTAAVTIAPNILLGANGSWSNSSTPSANALKVTGVISDGAASYGLTLSGGGRVELYANNTFDGGVTANSVNLGVYNNGALGTGALTVQGASAVFFTAGTVANNIVFNSPSGFTGLYSGSYTSATNNFSTTFTGSITGAMNNQQLRVGGNGRTWVFGTINLTGMQSAGLQLVPEEASSSSSYIFSSTPTLSNGRILLGATSAAGAQGNLLVNAATTFNVTRITQNSGGGRDTIGGIHTSGTATFSQSEGILLNDVTAGQVNLISLNSGATTDFASLLDDGTNSVGVTVNGTYRQIDTTASAGQANPVYMTQTPTGKVRLSKSTGNTYDGGTVVSAGTLLVANTSGSATGTGSVSVESGAVLGGTGIIAPGGAGTVLVKSGATLAPGEGIGQIRFNGAATSAAVLSLESGAAFSFELGAPGVSDSVAMWNYALGDLVLNGNVVNFTNLGGLAEGTYTLFSFFSDSGTTLTASGLASGLTIGTGLESYSGSYFVYGPDSINLVVAVPEPSTIWLLVAVGVLGLCKMRMTSVSNGRSVAFGFRKVNGFTLMEVLAAVAVIAVLAALILPAMQGLRQKGLSILCLQNLRTLAVAYSQYRADRDGLPLPRGVTSTDPDSENGHNFSGISLLRQYYQGGTGPYVFTPRGQYIEVKTEKCPMSAIRKETTTANYNFIAKDNYLSYTGNNAVRMDLYFSNHSKTPLMWESWSINWGSNPYMPMRHSGKVNMAFLDGHVESIPGTDGRLYKGYIESIYKTGTVDETKQGSGIALARETYP
- a CDS encoding Gfo/Idh/MocA family protein, yielding MKLCTIGCGGHSSDVHGPAQQKAAREGAVHLVACCDLNETLAETYRARFGFERAYTDIQTMIDREAPDVLCLIVPTHVTSDLAVDILRQGIPLFLEKPPGLRTAELDRMRAAAHSGRVPNQVAFNRRYMPVVARTHDILEAHLPPEAVQQINYEMTRFDRRDADFSTTAIHAIDAVRFLARSPYHEVQISYREMPWMGGGVAAFTLDGTCESGTQVRINIQPIAGKTSEGACIHAAEHTLRLSLLGADGRQFQGYLEHWQKDRLAERFQATGDLIDRNGTFGEFQAFLDAVREGRIPRPGLDDCGQQMALMEALRRRLSRVDFAESRQDLLAPELIVSRLS
- a CDS encoding carbohydrate binding domain-containing protein, with the protein product MKTSLSFLFAGTFVLAVLVGNSRADTLEIDSFETQPFQWQAAMDQPDRAPFTKEASAQKIKEGSASARWSVSQRPWAIMKHAPEDWSSYQALSLWIYADKANGQVLNFWVYSGEGGQNYYFHKLVVDWTGWKQIVLPLSEFHAVRDPAGWNKVTGFMISGKGGEAAPLADSVLWLDDIKLESL